The Coffea arabica cultivar ET-39 chromosome 3c, Coffea Arabica ET-39 HiFi, whole genome shotgun sequence genome contains a region encoding:
- the LOC140037902 gene encoding uncharacterized mitochondrial protein AtMg00810-like, with the protein MDDMLITGDDRVGIQTLKEFRSTQFEMKNLWTVSYFLGFEVFKSSMGYYLSQTKYASDLLSHAGIINSKTIDTPLETNIKLCPNDGELLSDPTQYRQLVGSLVYLTITPPDISYVVHLVSQFMSSLRSTHYVVVLQILHYVKGTIYRGLHFFLSSSLELRSYSDIDWADDPTDHCSTTSYCFFLGDSLISWRRRKQSVVSQSSSESEYCALADTTAELLWLHWLLHDIGVPFSASTPIYCDNKSAVQIAHNDVFHKRMKHIEINYHFV; encoded by the coding sequence ATGGATGATATGCTAATCACTGGTGACGACAGAGTAGGAATTCAAACCTTAAAGGAATTCCGTAGCACACAATTTGAGATGAAGAATTTGTGGACAGTCTCATACTTTCTTGGTTTTGAGGTCTTCAAGTCCTCTATGGGTTACTATTTATCCCAAACCAAGTATGCATCAGATCTTCTCTCTCATGCTGGTATAATAAATTCCAAAACTATTGACACTCCACTTGAAACTAATATCAAGTTATGTCCAAATGATGGAGAACTTTTAAGTGACCCTACTCAGTATCGTCAGTTAGTCGGGAGTCTAGTCTACTTAACTATCACTCCACCAGATATATCTTATGTTGTACACTTGGTGAGCCAATTCATGTCAAGTCTACGTTCCACTCACTATGTTGTAGTTCTTCAAATCTTGCACTATGTGAAAGGAACCATCTATcgtggattgcattttttcttatcTTCTTCTCTAGAGTTACGCTCATATTCTGATATTGATTGGGCTGATGATCCTACTGACCATTGCTCTACAACAAGTTACTGTTTCTTTCTTGGAGATTCCCTTATCTCTTGGCGAAGGAGGAAGCAATCAGTTGTTTCTCAATCTAGCTCAGAGTCGGAGTATTGTGCCCTTGCTGATACTACTGCTGAGCTTCTATGGTTGCACTGGCTCCTTCATGACATTGGTGTTCCATTCTCTGCTAGTACTCCTATCTATTGTGATAATAAGAGTGCTGTTCAAATCGCTCATAATGACGTCTTCCATAAAAGGATGAAACACATAGAGATTAACTACCATTTTGTTTAG
- the LOC140037679 gene encoding uncharacterized protein — MLGEVSAIFEFVEQLSTIVRNLEGSFCNYPKKKLRNQTHRSPDFRQLPRESPDHTSIWLTGRISFTLPFTLHNRKPHPGTSFSPVSHLLVSNDPSLLYGLVQSNKSFLQLSAKRTVNVILNPGWIFSGQQLRILMEFEVDVDVNGEVVGSSVDIDGRTDDENATAGSPVDGVLQHCPDVKVDQHVSRREIVELEETQAVNSLVSNDEPYVGQEFESEAAAHAFYNSYATRVGFIIRVSKLSRSRRDGSAIGRALVCNKEGFRMPDKREKIVRQRAETRVGCRAMILVRKISSGRWVVTKFVKEHTHPLNPGKGRKDLIYDQYPNEHDKIRELSQQLAVEKKRAATYKRHLEMIFEHIEEHNLSLSKKIQDVVNNVREIESKEHQSHR; from the exons ATGTTAGGAGAGGTTAGTGCTATTTTTGAATTCGTAGAACAGTTGAGTACAATTGTTAGAAATCTCGAGggaagtttctgcaattatcccaagAAAAAATTACGAAACCAAACACACAGATCCCCTGATTTCCGACAGCTTCCTCGCGAATCTCCAGATCACACGTCGATTTGGCTGACAGGTCGTATTTCTTTCACCCTACCTTTCACTCTACACAACAGAAAGCCACATCCCGGTACCTCTTTTTCTCCGGTCTCTCACTTGCTAGTGTCTAACGATCCATCATTGCTCTACGGTCTAGTGCAGTCGAACAAGAGTTTCCTCCAACTCTCTGCTAAAAG GACCGTCAATGTAATTTTAAACCCAG GGTGGATTTTCTCTGGACAACAGCTTCGGATATTGA TGGAGTTTGAGGTGGATGTTGATGTCAACGGTGAGGTGGTTGGGAGTTCTGTGGATATTGATGGCAGGACCGATGATGAAAATGCTACTGCAGGAAGCCCTGTTGATGGGGTGCTTCAACATTGCCCGGATGTAAAGGTGGATCAACATGTTTCCAGAAGGGAAATAGTTGAACTAGAAGAGACGCAAGCTGTCAATAGTTTGGTTTCCAATGATGAACCTTATGTAGGCCAGGAATTTGAGTCTGAAGCAGCGGCACATGCATTTTACAATTCATATGCTACAAGAGTGGGTTTTATAATACGTGTGAGCAAGCTTTCTCGATCAAGGCGTGATGGATCTGCTATTGGCCGGGCACTTGTCTGCAATAAAGAGGGCTTTCGAATGCCTGACAAGCGTGAAAAGATTGTAAGGCAAAGGGCAGAAACAAGGGTCGGTTGCCGAGCCATGATTTTAGTTAGAAAAATAAGCTCTGGAAGATGGGTTGTTACGAAATTTGTTAAGGAACATACTCATCCGTTAAATCCTGGAAAAGGCCGGAAGGATTTAATCTACGACCAATATCCG AATGAGCATGATAAAATTCGGGAACTTTCACAACAACTGGCTGTTGAGAAAAAGCGAGCTGCGACCTATAAAAGACACttggaaatgatttttgagCACATTGAGGAGCACAATCTATCTCTTTCTAAGAAGATCCAGGATGTTGTAAATAATGTGAGGGAAATAGAGTCTAAAGAGCATCAGAGTCATAGATAG